ATCTGTCCGGCGAGGAGCGTGGTCTGGTTCGACTGCGGCTTGTCCACGATCACGACCCGCGAGGCGACCGTCGTGCCGGCGGGCGGAATCGGAGCCGCGACCGCGTCACCCTTCCAGGTCCCGAAGGTGTCCGTCGCGAGCTTCCGGGCCTCGGCCTCGGTGAGGTCGCCCACCAGGATGAGGGCCGCGTTCTTGGGCCCGAACGCCGACTTGTAGAAGCGCTCGAGGTCGGCCTTCGTCGTCTTCTTGATCGCCTCCTCGCTGCCGAGCTGGTGATGGCCGTAGGAGTGCGTCGGGCCGAACAGGGAGGCGTTCATGACGCGCACCGCGGTGGGCCACGGCTGGTCGCGCTGCTGCATGAGCGCCGTCATGCGGTCGTTCCGGATGCGCTCGATCTCCTTCTCGGGGAACGCCGGGTTCAGCACCACGTCCGAGAGGATCGAGAACGCGGCGGGAGCGTTCTGCTTGAGCGAGCGGACGCTCGCGTTGCTGCCGTCCGGCTGGGTGCCCGTGCTCAGGGCCGCTCCGAGCGCGTGGATCTCGTTCGCGATCTGGAGCGCGTCGCGCTTGGCCGTCCCCTCGTCCAGCATCGAGGAGGTGAAGCCCGCGAGGCCGGGGAGGTCGTTCGGGTCCGCGCCGCTCCCCGAGCGGAACACGAGGTTGGCCGAGACGAGCGGGAGGTGCTTGGACTCGACCAGGTAGACCGAGAGGCCGTTCGGAAGGGCGAAGCGCTTCGGCGTCGGGAGCTGCGCCTTCGGCGCCGGGCCGGCGGCCGGAACGGTGTTCCTCCACGGTTCCTTGGGCTCCACCTTGGCCTGCTCCGTCTTCTCCGGCTTGGCCGGAGCCGCCGGATCCGGCGGGAGCTTCTTCTCGCCGGGCACCGCGTGCACGATGACCCGCGCGTCCTTCCGGAGCGACTCCGCGGCGAACTTCTTCACACCCTCGGGCGTCACCGACGCCCACCGGGCGAGGTCCTTGTTGAGGTACCCGGGATCCTTGTGATGGTGGTTGTACATGTTGAGCCGGTCGGCGATGCCGGAGAAGCCGCCGAAGTTCTCGAGGCTCGTCACCGTGCCGGAGTAGATCGAGTTCTGCGCGGCGGCGACCTCCGCCTCGGTCGGACCGGCCTGCGCGAACTTCGTCAGCTCCTCCTCGATCGTCTTCTCGACCTCCTCGACGGTCTTTCCGGGTTTCACGGTCGCGGTGATCTGGAAGACGGACGCCAGCGAATAGGACTGCTGCTGCACGTTCACGTCCTGGCAGATCTGCTTCTCGTAGACGAGCGTCTTGTAGAGCCGGCTCGCCTTGCCTCCGCCCAGGATGTTCGCCGCGATCCCGGCCTCGGCATCACCGGGCTTGAAGATCGGCGCGGTGAGCCAGGCCATGTAGACGCGAGGGAGCGTGATCTTGTCCGTGAACACGGCCCGGCGCTCCGACGTGATCGGGGGCGTCGTGGCGGTGACCGCCGGGACCGGCTCCCCGCGCGGGATCGAGCCGTAGTACTTCTCGACCAGCTTCTTGACCTCGGCCTTGTTGATGTCGCCGACGATCGTGAGGCTCGCGTTGTTGGGAGCGTAGTAGCGGCGGAAGAAGTCCTTCACGTCGTCGAGCTTCGCGGCCTGGATGTCCTCGTGCGAGCCGATCACGTACGCGTAGTACGGATGCTCCTTCGGGAAGATCATGTGCCACATCTCTTCCTCGACGAGGTTGTAGGGCGGGCTCTCGACGCCCTGACGCCGCTCGTTCCGGACCACGTCCTGCTGGTTCGCGAGCGAGACCGCGTCGACGCGGTCGAGGAGGAACCCCATTCGGTCGCTCTCGAGCCAGAGCGCCAGCTCGAGCTGGTTCGACGGGACGTCCTGCATGTAGTTGGTGCGGTCGAAGTCGGTGGTGCCGTTGATGAACGACGCGCCCGCGCCTTCCAGGTGCTTCCAGTACTGGTCCTCGCCCACGTGGCCCGAGGCCTGGAACATCATGTGCTCGAACAGATGGGCGAAGCCGGTGCGCCCGGCCGCCTCGTTCTGGGGCCCGACGTGGTACCAGGTGTTGACCGCCACGATGGGGAGGCGGTGATCCTCGCGGAGAATGACCTCGAGCCCGTTCGGGAGGGTGTACTTCTCGTAGTCGAGCTTGACCTGGGGCGGCTTGACGCCGGCCTGGACCGGCGCGGCGAGGGCTCCCACGACCAGAGCCGCCATCAGGACGGGGACGAGGGCTCGAAGGCGCGTGGACGTTCGGCGGAACGAGGACGGCGTGTGCATTCCGGATTCTCCTCTCGAGGCGAGATGAGTTGCGGGGGACG
This sequence is a window from Candidatus Eisenbacteria bacterium. Protein-coding genes within it:
- a CDS encoding pitrilysin family protein produces the protein MHTPSSFRRTSTRLRALVPVLMAALVVGALAAPVQAGVKPPQVKLDYEKYTLPNGLEVILREDHRLPIVAVNTWYHVGPQNEAAGRTGFAHLFEHMMFQASGHVGEDQYWKHLEGAGASFINGTTDFDRTNYMQDVPSNQLELALWLESDRMGFLLDRVDAVSLANQQDVVRNERRQGVESPPYNLVEEEMWHMIFPKEHPYYAYVIGSHEDIQAAKLDDVKDFFRRYYAPNNASLTIVGDINKAEVKKLVEKYYGSIPRGEPVPAVTATTPPITSERRAVFTDKITLPRVYMAWLTAPIFKPGDAEAGIAANILGGGKASRLYKTLVYEKQICQDVNVQQQSYSLASVFQITATVKPGKTVEEVEKTIEEELTKFAQAGPTEAEVAAAQNSIYSGTVTSLENFGGFSGIADRLNMYNHHHKDPGYLNKDLARWASVTPEGVKKFAAESLRKDARVIVHAVPGEKKLPPDPAAPAKPEKTEQAKVEPKEPWRNTVPAAGPAPKAQLPTPKRFALPNGLSVYLVESKHLPLVSANLVFRSGSGADPNDLPGLAGFTSSMLDEGTAKRDALQIANEIHALGAALSTGTQPDGSNASVRSLKQNAPAAFSILSDVVLNPAFPEKEIERIRNDRMTALMQQRDQPWPTAVRVMNASLFGPTHSYGHHQLGSEEAIKKTTKADLERFYKSAFGPKNAALILVGDLTEAEARKLATDTFGTWKGDAVAAPIPPAGTTVASRVVIVDKPQSNQTTLLAGQMGVKRSDPDYEKLDLMNTVLGGLFSSRINLNLREDKGYSYGAFSFVGQNRGVGPLMAGASVRADVTGASIQEILAEITKIKDSGVTPEELKMAKESMTRSLPANFETTSSTAGTIAQIYMYDLPIDYFQTLPSRIDAMQASDVLGVAKKHLVPERMVVVAVGDRSVIESQITKLNLGAIAYRDADGKEMTGGTAAAPTTPN